The region GCACCACGTCTTCGGTCAGCGCATTGGAGGCATACGCGCGCTTGGAACTGCTCACCACCCCGAGGCGTTCGCGCGGGTCGTGTTCGGGAAAATCCCCGGCATCGACGCTGGCCTTCCAGCCTTGCGCATACAGGTCGGTCACCTGCACCTCGTGCCCGCTCGCGAGCAGATGCGCCTGCATCGTGTCCTTGAGCGAGCCGCTCAACGAGGCCGGCTCGGGGTGGGCGTAGACGATCAACACCCGCTTGGGGCGCTGCGGATTTTCGGACTCGGGCTTCGATGCTGCGTTGATCGTGATCGTGGACATGAGGGCCGCCTCGGGAAGAGATGACCTACCTTATCCAATCCAACTATTCCGCAGTGACGCATTTTCATCGACTCTGCGCGTCGCACCAGGCACCAATCTAGATCAGGGCATCGCCGCCTGGCGCAGCGGCGCCGCCACGAAAAAGCCCCGCTTTCGCGGGGCTTCGTCGTTAATCGCGTCGGCGGGCGCCGATTGATAGGCGGTCAGGCCCAGGGATCGCGCAGCACCATGGTGTGGGCGCGGTCCGGACCGGTCGAGACGATGGCCAACTGGCAGCCGGCCAATTCTTCCAGCGCGCGCAGGTAGGCGCGAGCCGCGGCCGGCAGCTTGTCCCACTCGGTGATGCCGTGGGTGTTTTCTTCCCAACCCGGGAACTCCAGGTAGACCGGCGTGCACTCGTCCCAGCCGGCGGCGTCGAGCGGCGCGTATTCGGTGCGCTTGCCGCGGTATTCGTAGGCGATGCAGATCTTCAGCGTCTTCATGCCGTCGAGCACGTCGAGCTTGGTGATGCACAGGCCGGTGATGCCGTTGATCGCCACCGCGCGCTTCAGCGCGACGATGTCGATCCAGCCGCAGCGGCGCGGACGGCCGGTGGTGGCGCCGTATTCCTGGCCGCGGTCGCGGATGCCCTGGCCGACTTCGTCGTCGAGTTCGGTCGGGAACGGGCCGCCGCCGACGCGGGTCGCGTAGGCCTTGGCGATGCCGAGCACGTAGTCGATCGAGTCCGCGCCGACGCCGGTGCCGGCGAGCGCGCCGCCGACGGTGGTGTTGGACGAGGTGACGTAGGGATAGGTGCCGTGGTCGATGTCGAGCAGCGACCCCTGCGCGCCTTCGAACAGCACGCGCTTGCCCTGCTTGCGCAGGTCGTGAAGGATGCCGGCGACGTCGGACTTCATCGGCTCGACGTATTCGCCGAAGGCCAGCGCCTCGTCCAGGGTCTGCTGGTAGTCGACCGCGTCGACGCCCAGATACTTGGTCAGGACGAAGTTGTGATAGTCGAGCGCGGTGCGCAGTTGCTCGGCGAGCTGGGTCGGGTAATGCAGGTCGGCGACGCGGATGCCGCGGCGCGCCACCTTGTCTTCGTAGGCCGGGCCGATGCCGCGGCCGGTGGTGCCGATGGCCTTGCCGCCGGCGGCCTTCTCGCGGGCCTGATCCAGGGCGATGTGGTACGGCATGATCAGCGGCGTGGCCGGGCTGATCTTGAGGCGCGAACGCACTTCCACGCCGGTCTCCTCGAGCTCGCCGATTTCCTTGCGCAGCGCGGCCGGGCTCAACACGACGCCGTTGCCGATCAGGCACAACGCATCGTCGCGCAGGATGCCCGACGGAATCAGGTGGAGGACGGTCTTCTTGCCGCCGATGACGAGGGTGTGGCCGGCGTTGTGGCCGCCCTGGAACCGCACGACGGCGCCGATCTGCTCGGTCAGCAGGTCGACGATTTTGCCCTTGCCTTCATCGCCCCATTGGGCACCGAGAACGACGACTGACTGACCCATGACCTTGTAACTCCTGCGCTTGCTGTGAAAGCGGCATTGGCCGCGAGGCGACCGCCCCGACCCAGTCGCAGCCGATGCCGCGCCACAGGGCCATGAACGGAAAAAAGCCGGCGGGGATGTCCCCGGCCGGCTTTTGTGCATTATCCGGGTTTCGATAGGCCAAGGCCACCCCAAATCGGTCCGGATCGGTCGGTTGGCGGAAATTGGGGCGATCCGTTCATGCAAGGGGCCGGGAAGTCCCTCGCCCGGCCCCACCCCAAGTCTCCCTCTGGCCTCCTCCTCGGTGCCTCTCCCCTGCAGGTCAAAACGCGGGCCCGGCCTTGCACCGGGCCCGCATGCCGCCGGGCGGTCCGACGCGCCCGGCGACTTCAACCGCTCAGGCCGTCACTTGCCCAGCCGTCACTTGCCTTGCGCGTCGCGCTGGCGCGCGTCGACGTAGTCGTCGATGCCGTTGCGGTCTTTGTCCAGGCGGCGCCCGCTGAGCTGGT is a window of Lysobacter antibioticus DNA encoding:
- a CDS encoding adenylosuccinate synthase, yielding MGQSVVVLGAQWGDEGKGKIVDLLTEQIGAVVRFQGGHNAGHTLVIGGKKTVLHLIPSGILRDDALCLIGNGVVLSPAALRKEIGELEETGVEVRSRLKISPATPLIMPYHIALDQAREKAAGGKAIGTTGRGIGPAYEDKVARRGIRVADLHYPTQLAEQLRTALDYHNFVLTKYLGVDAVDYQQTLDEALAFGEYVEPMKSDVAGILHDLRKQGKRVLFEGAQGSLLDIDHGTYPYVTSSNTTVGGALAGTGVGADSIDYVLGIAKAYATRVGGGPFPTELDDEVGQGIRDRGQEYGATTGRPRRCGWIDIVALKRAVAINGITGLCITKLDVLDGMKTLKICIAYEYRGKRTEYAPLDAAGWDECTPVYLEFPGWEENTHGITEWDKLPAAARAYLRALEELAGCQLAIVSTGPDRAHTMVLRDPWA